In Bacteroidales bacterium, the sequence TGCAAGGCCATCAGTAGCAAATGATGGATCGAAAATGCCGTTGGCGTCAAGTTTAGCCAGGAAAATATCATTGTCAACTTCCTGTATCCACCCGGTGATGTAGATAAAATCATCTTTTACTTCAACATCATTCATATAAGAAAAACTGTCGACCCAGTCCGGAATAAGAATCCCATTGTTACCGAATTCGGTGACCGGACTGCCATTTTCATGCAACATGACCATGGCAGCAATTTCAACCCATACAGGATCGCTTTGGTATGAATAGCCTGCTCCAACGATGTTACCGTTACTCATTACGTCGATCCCCTTAATGTTCTCAGATTGGGTAGATGAATTTACCGTCGAATAGCCGTTCATACCAAAAGTGTCATCAATGGTTCCATCAGGATTAATTCTGACAAACATCATCTGGGCCCCGGTACCATAGCCTGTAGTTCCTCCCATCACAATCTTACCATCATTCTGAATGGCCATGCAGTAACCTTCGTCATTGTTATTTGCATGTGCACTGATAAATGATCCATTCATTCCAAAGTCAACATCCGGACTGCCATCGGGATTGAACTTTGCCACAAAAAACTCAGAATTTGAAGCCGTTACATATGCCGTTCCGCATACCAGTATTTTGTTATCGGGTAAAATCTCCACTTTATAAGCATAGGTGTCTTCTCCCAGGTCGAAAGTGACCATGCCGTTGTTTCCCCAGCTTTCAACGACGCTACCGTTGTCAGCTAACTTCAACAAAAAGCCATCAGTGGTTCCCCAATCTCCAACATTTATGGTTCCGCATGATAAGCTTGTTGCATCTTCTAAAATTGCTATGTCCCAGATTGTCTCGTGCAAATCTCCTGACAGGTCGTACATTACAATCCCATCTTCACCAAACGAAACATCCAATTGTCCGGCTTGTGCATGTGCATTTTGTTTAAGCACAAGCAGTATCGTAACTGCCAATACTAAAAAAAGTGTCTTTTTCATCTGTTTAAAATTATTTATTGAATTACAAGTTTCTCTATCCGGGTAAAGTTTGTCGCAGAAAATTTCACGGTATAAATGCCGTTTTCGAAGTTTCTGACATTGATAGTAGTGCTGCTGTTGGATATCTGCCTGTGTTGTACAAGCCCTCCCTGCATATTGTAAATCTCAACAGTTATCTGCCCCTGTATGCCATTGCCAAAATGGATATGTATCTGATTGCTGGCAGGGTTGGGGTAGAAGTTGAGTTGAGCATCATCCATGTTACCAACAGATGAAACCAGCAAACTTAATTTCTGTATTCCGGCCAATGTATTGCTGCGGAAATAACCATCATAGTTTTCCATATTCCAGTCATATTCCACGCTAAGTTCAAATGTTTCGCCCGTAGCCTGTTTGTATAATTTAAACTGAACGGTTTCCTCATTTTGCAAGCCTTCAATTTCACTGGTGAGCGGATCGTCACCAAACAAAATCAAAGCATTGTTTTGGCTGTTACCCGTAATTTCCAACATCCCACAAAGATCAC encodes:
- a CDS encoding T9SS type A sorting domain-containing protein, yielding MKKTLFLVLAVTILLVLKQNAHAQAGQLDVSFGEDGIVMYDLSGDLHETIWDIAILEDATSLSCGTINVGDWGTTDGFLLKLADNGSVVESWGNNGMVTFDLGEDTYAYKVEILPDNKILVCGTAYVTASNSEFFVAKFNPDGSPDVDFGMNGSFISAHANNNDEGYCMAIQNDGKIVMGGTTGYGTGAQMMFVRINPDGTIDDTFGMNGYSTVNSSTQSENIKGIDVMSNGNIVGAGYSYQSDPVWVEIAAMVMLHENGSPVTEFGNNGILIPDWVDSFSYMNDVEVKDDFIYITGWIQEVDNDIFLAKLDANGIFDPSFATDGLALFNLNIIDNAFDLYFGSDQKIYLCGNTGSPGVGGSKEFLLLRYLPDGNIDTSLNSTGHVETEIRVDSDAAFSVKLQADGKIVLAGMSSGLTTTQGNNIALVRYLNDFTPLYAGFSASDTIICQEEYVMFTDQSTTNAVSWDWYFEGGNPETSDEQNPTIYYEIAGVFDVRLVISDGTNSDTLLMEDFMTVNDCTGIDENMQQQVRIFPNPAKNVISIEFETATDNTVNVSIFHAQGRIVMEETITQGNSVLNVSNLQKGIYIVRLSAPSLNETVKLVIE